One genomic region from Sulfurovum riftiae encodes:
- a CDS encoding PQQ-binding-like beta-propeller repeat protein codes for MKKTVIAMLCSGVTLFAAQNTATFSKIFGGDEDDVAKAVVKTDDGFLIAGKTKSFTDHRDFDAYLIKIDANGKKVWSRVYGGEDDEEANDVVRFGKGYAFVGSTETYGNERMSFYMVRVDEVGEPVWQSAYYRDEDDEYYGTSLIADGKELVFAGYERHLQFFGEKLNPYVFKTDANGDKLWGGYFGGKEEDRARDIIKTDGGYLIAGDTESLGDNDPDMYMARISSSGKREWFTGFGGDDDDIAHAVVETGDGYLLVGSTDSFGRNYKSVYVVRTDKGGKKIWSNIYGGTREDEAFGVTRSSDGGFVIVGRTESFTRRNGFDLYLLKIDGNGKVVWERTYGGESDDAGYDVLTLSDGYLIVGEKKTDRRRDSNVWVLKVDLNGRL; via the coding sequence ATGAAAAAAACAGTAATCGCTATGTTATGTTCCGGGGTAACGCTTTTTGCTGCCCAAAACACGGCAACATTCAGTAAGATCTTTGGAGGAGACGAGGATGATGTGGCAAAAGCGGTCGTGAAGACAGATGATGGTTTTCTGATCGCTGGGAAAACAAAGAGTTTTACGGACCACAGGGATTTCGATGCCTATCTCATCAAGATCGATGCGAACGGAAAGAAGGTCTGGTCCAGGGTCTATGGCGGTGAAGATGATGAAGAGGCGAACGATGTGGTGCGCTTTGGAAAAGGGTACGCTTTTGTCGGCTCTACGGAGACCTATGGGAACGAGAGAATGAGTTTTTATATGGTGCGTGTGGATGAAGTGGGCGAACCTGTATGGCAGAGTGCCTATTACCGTGATGAAGATGACGAGTATTACGGTACTTCTCTGATAGCGGACGGTAAAGAACTTGTTTTCGCAGGCTATGAGCGCCATTTGCAGTTCTTTGGGGAGAAACTCAACCCCTATGTGTTCAAGACGGATGCCAACGGTGACAAGCTTTGGGGTGGGTATTTCGGCGGCAAAGAGGAGGACAGGGCACGTGATATCATCAAAACCGATGGTGGCTATCTTATTGCTGGCGATACGGAAAGTTTGGGGGACAATGACCCCGATATGTATATGGCCAGGATAAGCAGTTCCGGCAAACGTGAGTGGTTTACGGGATTTGGGGGAGATGATGACGATATTGCCCATGCAGTCGTTGAGACCGGAGATGGCTATCTGCTGGTAGGAAGTACCGACAGTTTTGGGCGCAACTATAAAAGTGTCTATGTGGTCCGCACGGACAAAGGTGGGAAGAAGATCTGGTCAAATATTTACGGAGGTACACGTGAAGACGAGGCGTTCGGTGTGACACGGAGTAGTGACGGTGGTTTTGTGATCGTTGGGCGGACAGAGAGTTTCACCAGACGTAACGGGTTCGATCTGTATCTGCTGAAGATAGACGGCAACGGCAAGGTAGTGTGGGAAAGAACCTATGGCGGGGAGAGTGATGATGCGGGGTATGACGTTTTGACGCTCTCTGACGGCTACCTCATTGTCGGAGAGAAAAAGACGGACAGAAGAAGAGACAGTAACGTGTGGGTACTGAAAGTGGACCTGAACGGTCGGCTATAG
- the acpS gene encoding holo-ACP synthase — protein sequence MKIGTDIIQIRRIEKLIDRYGDTFKQRYLTKEEIALARKIETLAGFWAAKEAISKALGCGIGAQLAFHDIVIAKDDKGAPYFKLTKEAQKVFKIKSASISISHDGGFAIAIAAIEFKKTV from the coding sequence ATGAAAATCGGAACAGATATTATCCAGATCAGGCGTATCGAGAAACTCATCGATCGGTACGGGGATACATTCAAACAGCGGTATCTTACAAAAGAAGAGATTGCCTTGGCCAGGAAGATCGAGACACTTGCCGGATTCTGGGCTGCAAAAGAGGCTATCAGCAAAGCGCTTGGCTGCGGTATCGGTGCACAACTCGCTTTTCATGACATTGTCATTGCCAAGGATGACAAAGGTGCACCCTACTTCAAGTTGACCAAAGAGGCACAGAAGGTCTTTAAGATCAAAAGTGCTTCGATCTCCATCAGCCATGACGGCGGTTTTGCCATAGCCATTGCTGCGATAGAGTTTAAAAAAACTGTTTGA
- a CDS encoding response regulator transcription factor, with amino-acid sequence MPKPTLLYAEDDRETRENYTYFLRPYFQTIYTASNGKEALKLYYDKQPNILLLDISMPLLNGLDLAKIIRKEDSDTPIIMLTAHSDTEKLLQAIELKLETYLLKPIDDIRLKETIIRVIRKMEEKEVICLRNDLTYNKATEILSYKGMPVKITKKERLLLQILIRHAGKYVSHDELILHVWHNDIPDHSHDNKLIQLIYRFNRKLTHLLSSDRHLIENSYTLGYRISCL; translated from the coding sequence ATGCCTAAACCAACCCTCCTCTATGCCGAAGATGACCGGGAGACCCGAGAAAACTACACCTATTTTTTAAGACCATATTTTCAAACCATCTATACGGCTTCCAACGGCAAAGAAGCATTAAAACTTTACTACGACAAACAGCCAAATATTCTTCTTTTGGATATCAGCATGCCACTCCTTAACGGACTCGATCTGGCAAAGATCATCCGTAAAGAGGACAGCGATACGCCCATCATCATGCTGACCGCCCATTCTGACACGGAAAAACTTCTGCAGGCAATAGAACTAAAACTTGAAACGTACCTTCTCAAACCTATTGACGATATACGGCTCAAAGAGACTATTATAAGAGTGATCAGGAAAATGGAAGAGAAAGAGGTCATCTGTTTAAGAAACGATCTTACATACAATAAAGCCACTGAAATACTCAGTTATAAAGGGATGCCCGTCAAGATCACGAAAAAGGAGCGTCTCCTCTTACAGATATTGATAAGACATGCCGGGAAATACGTTTCTCACGATGAACTGATCCTTCATGTCTGGCATAATGACATACCGGACCATTCCCATGACAACAAACTCATTCAACTTATTTACAGATTCAACAGGAAACTGACACATCTGCTCTCTTCGGACAGACACCTCATCGAAAACAGCTATACTTTGGGGTACAGAATATCCTGCCTGTAA
- the mntA gene encoding type VII toxin-antitoxin system MntA family adenylyltransferase antitoxin, with amino-acid sequence MKKKLIEILGADDNVQFAYLFGSYADDSFTEKSDVDIAVYLYDHSFDAKISLHHTLEKALYKDVDMVCLNEVKNIYLLENILNNGILMKDHEDRDFFEVKKQHEIIDFKNFKRYIDAA; translated from the coding sequence ATGAAGAAAAAATTAATAGAGATACTTGGAGCGGATGATAATGTTCAGTTTGCCTATCTGTTTGGTTCTTATGCCGATGATAGTTTTACAGAGAAGAGTGATGTCGATATAGCCGTGTACCTTTATGACCATAGTTTTGATGCTAAAATCTCTTTGCATCACACCCTGGAAAAAGCACTCTATAAAGATGTCGATATGGTCTGTTTGAACGAAGTGAAAAATATTTATCTTCTTGAGAATATTCTTAACAACGGCATATTAATGAAAGATCATGAGGATCGTGATTTTTTTGAAGTGAAAAAGCAGCATGAGATCATAGATTTCAAAAATTTCAAAAGATATATCGATGCGGCATAA
- a CDS encoding TolC family protein, giving the protein MKRLYLLCSFLFVTSLWADELESILSENKSLLFDYQFQSNELQSDILSKSWINPVTVRYGKDYTTRFKTGTIDTGNFSVYIDQPIFRSGGIYYAIKYSGALRNANRADITLQRRQMIGDAVSILFQLKKIRLEQQKMRYQVKNDLIDIQQKRDSYEAGLLDSSFLDQAILKKSQDETALLEMKLNEMELKQRFSLLSDKAPEKLRLPKLKLIDKQSYTRENLELKRDSMRALEMDYKEKVTWAKYLPTVSLNAQYNNGDLNPLFPSPNLNEAYYNYGFSVSMPLDVNAFSDIELSKVEKLRAATEVLDRKDTISEEYDWIRNSLGILDRKIALARKDEKIYGNLYKVTKNLVQAGEKTSLDADVMKNSLQIRKIDQRIYSIDKQIQLLKLYIRVENVL; this is encoded by the coding sequence TTGAAACGGCTATATCTTCTCTGTAGTTTCCTGTTCGTTACATCCCTCTGGGCGGATGAACTGGAAAGTATTCTTTCCGAGAACAAATCACTTCTCTTTGATTACCAGTTCCAGAGTAATGAACTGCAGAGTGACATACTCTCGAAGAGCTGGATCAACCCGGTAACGGTGAGGTATGGAAAAGACTATACGACACGTTTTAAAACCGGAACGATCGATACAGGGAACTTTTCTGTCTATATAGACCAGCCCATCTTCAGGTCGGGCGGGATCTACTATGCCATCAAATACTCCGGCGCTCTGCGTAATGCCAACAGGGCAGATATTACACTGCAGAGACGACAGATGATCGGTGATGCGGTTTCCATCCTCTTTCAGCTGAAGAAGATCAGGCTTGAACAGCAGAAGATGAGATACCAGGTCAAGAACGATCTTATCGATATACAGCAGAAGCGCGACAGCTATGAAGCTGGGCTGCTGGACAGCAGTTTTCTTGACCAGGCGATACTCAAGAAGAGCCAGGATGAGACAGCCCTGCTTGAGATGAAGCTCAATGAGATGGAGTTGAAACAGCGTTTCTCACTCCTCAGTGACAAAGCACCGGAGAAGTTGAGACTTCCGAAGCTGAAACTCATAGACAAGCAGAGCTATACGCGTGAGAACCTGGAGCTCAAACGTGACAGCATGCGTGCACTCGAAATGGACTACAAAGAGAAGGTCACCTGGGCAAAATATCTTCCTACGGTTTCCCTTAACGCTCAATACAACAACGGCGATCTCAACCCGCTTTTCCCCAGCCCGAATTTGAATGAAGCCTATTACAATTACGGTTTCTCTGTTTCGATGCCTCTGGATGTCAATGCCTTCAGCGATATAGAGTTGAGCAAAGTGGAAAAGCTTAGAGCGGCTACGGAAGTGCTGGACAGAAAAGATACAATCAGCGAAGAGTATGACTGGATACGCAACAGTCTGGGGATATTGGACAGGAAGATCGCACTTGCCAGAAAAGATGAGAAGATCTACGGCAATCTCTACAAGGTGACGAAGAACCTTGTTCAGGCAGGAGAGAAAACTTCTCTGGATGCCGATGTGATGAAGAACTCCCTGCAGATCAGAAAGATCGATCAGCGTATCTACAGCATAGATAAGCAGATACAGCTGCTCAAGCTTTACATACGGGTCGAAAATGTACTTTAG
- a CDS encoding YgdI/YgdR family lipoprotein: protein MKKERIILAVLMVAAVFLLTACSTYIIPIPIPV from the coding sequence ATGAAAAAAGAGCGAATCATACTGGCAGTGCTGATGGTCGCAGCCGTTTTTCTGTTGACTGCATGCAGTACCTATATCATCCCCATACCTATCCCGGTGTAA
- a CDS encoding 2-oxoacid:acceptor oxidoreductase family protein gives MSRIVMRFTGVGGQGVLLAGEIFAAAKIKEGGYGVKTATYTSQVRGGPTVVDIQLDDKEIFYPYAIDGQVDFMLSVADKSFQLFKNGVREGGTIVIEPNLVHPSEEDRKKWHIVEIPIITIAKEEVGNVITQSVVALAIANTFTQALDEQLLIDTMLSKVPAKVHDVNKKAYELGKKYALEAMEKASA, from the coding sequence ATGAGTAGAATTGTAATGAGATTTACCGGTGTCGGTGGGCAAGGTGTTCTTCTTGCCGGCGAGATCTTTGCGGCAGCAAAGATCAAAGAGGGTGGTTATGGAGTAAAAACGGCAACATATACTTCACAGGTACGTGGTGGACCGACTGTTGTTGATATTCAGCTTGATGATAAAGAGATTTTCTATCCTTATGCGATTGACGGGCAGGTTGACTTCATGCTTTCCGTTGCAGATAAAAGTTTCCAGCTTTTCAAAAATGGTGTAAGAGAAGGCGGTACGATCGTTATTGAGCCAAATCTTGTTCACCCGAGTGAAGAAGATAGAAAAAAATGGCATATCGTTGAGATTCCTATCATTACTATCGCAAAAGAAGAAGTTGGGAATGTAATTACACAGTCAGTAGTAGCACTGGCTATAGCAAATACATTTACACAGGCACTTGATGAGCAGCTTTTGATTGATACAATGCTTTCAAAAGTTCCAGCAAAGGTTCATGATGTGAATAAAAAAGCATATGAGCTTGGTAAAAAATATGCACTTGAAGCAATGGAAAAAGCTTCAGCGTAA
- a CDS encoding aspartate aminotransferase family protein: MTLEELDKQYVLQTYARDYTNFVKGVGSTLYDENGRDYIDFASGIAVNSVGHGNERLTNAICEQAKKIIHISNLQVIEPQAKLAQRMVELSGYDMGVFFANSGAEANEGAIKIARKYGETKFENKRYKVITLEHSFHGRTITTVKATGQKSFHTPNFSPYPAGFSYEKSIEDVYKAIDDETVAVLIELVQGEGGVQPFEKEEIQKLAAHLKEKNVLLIVDEVQTGVYRTGEFLASNLYEIEPDIVTLAKGLGGGVPIGAVMTKHKDVLSAGDHGSTFGGNYLSTAAGLAVLDILSELYDSGRLDETLIYFEQKLRETAAKHDNLFEKEVGLGLMRGLRAKSAEIQGSVITNSLKAGLVILKAGRNTVRFLPSLTISKNEIDEGFKRFETAISSL, encoded by the coding sequence ATGACATTAGAAGAATTAGACAAACAATACGTACTGCAGACCTATGCGCGTGACTATACGAATTTTGTAAAGGGTGTGGGTTCTACACTGTACGATGAGAACGGGCGTGACTATATTGACTTTGCTTCGGGGATCGCTGTGAACTCTGTGGGGCATGGAAATGAGAGACTGACCAATGCCATTTGTGAACAGGCGAAGAAGATCATCCATATTTCGAACCTGCAGGTCATTGAGCCGCAGGCGAAACTGGCGCAGAGAATGGTAGAGCTTTCGGGGTATGACATGGGTGTATTCTTCGCCAACTCGGGTGCAGAGGCGAATGAAGGTGCCATCAAGATCGCACGTAAGTACGGTGAGACGAAGTTCGAGAACAAGCGCTACAAGGTCATTACCCTTGAGCACTCTTTCCACGGACGTACCATCACTACTGTGAAGGCAACAGGACAGAAGAGTTTCCATACACCGAACTTCTCACCGTATCCGGCAGGGTTCTCCTATGAGAAATCCATAGAAGATGTCTACAAGGCCATCGATGACGAGACCGTGGCGGTACTCATCGAACTGGTACAGGGCGAGGGCGGTGTCCAGCCTTTTGAAAAAGAGGAAATACAGAAACTTGCAGCCCACCTCAAAGAGAAAAATGTACTGCTCATCGTCGATGAGGTACAGACCGGTGTGTACAGAACGGGTGAATTTCTGGCTTCCAACCTCTATGAGATAGAGCCGGATATCGTCACCCTTGCCAAAGGGCTTGGCGGCGGTGTGCCCATCGGTGCGGTAATGACGAAGCATAAGGATGTATTGAGTGCGGGGGATCACGGGAGTACCTTTGGAGGGAACTATTTGAGTACAGCGGCAGGACTTGCAGTACTTGACATACTCTCCGAATTGTACGATAGCGGCAGGCTGGATGAGACATTGATCTATTTTGAGCAGAAGCTTCGGGAAACAGCAGCAAAACATGACAACCTTTTTGAAAAAGAGGTGGGGCTTGGCCTGATGCGTGGACTTCGTGCAAAAAGTGCCGAGATCCAGGGCAGTGTGATCACGAACAGTTTGAAAGCAGGACTGGTCATACTGAAGGCGGGTCGGAATACAGTACGTTTCCTGCCGAGTTTAACGATCAGCAAAAATGAGATAGATGAGGGGTTCAAACGTTTTGAAACGGCTATATCTTCTCTGTAG
- a CDS encoding molybdopterin-dependent oxidoreductase has protein sequence MKKTACGLDCYDACKILVEGDTAKIKGDETHPVGNGALCALLNKYMHEEKRIETPRVNGKEVSMEEAMAAVAEAFREKESLLWRGSGNMGLMQDVSNLFMERIGGTLTSGSLCDAAGDAGIMMGRGVNRILPPEQIAKADTIVVWGRNLTVTNSHIMPFIEGKNLVVIDPVKTAIAKKADFHMQIEPRMDYYIAIMLARFVFMEDGQDDEWLEEFASEYEDFYDYTREHRIKAILEHIGTDLGEMGTIIEHIRDKKVVFLVGAGVQKYSTGSYTLHAIDSLAAVLGLFGKEGCGVHYLGNSRLGFEDPFAVKTRRVPKATTPFSQFDTVLVQGGNPAESMPDSNRVREELEKVKNLIYFGLYENETSKMADIVIPAKNFFEKEDVRLSYGHQYVEKMNRVKESDIGISEYDFTKYLFERFGFDGLKREEDYIDLWLDQCEKRDGQHVSPAHHEAPYEEGFGEENDDEFEFIDDYDDDFINTKRFRKYRKVSKNKPKDETFWLLSPKSAKSLNTQFVRDERVQLHPEAGYEEGERVRVSSNYGSYEFTVKVNEDVKSNCVVITNNTVGVNYLTPSILSDEGENACYQEIKVTIERA, from the coding sequence ATGAAAAAAACAGCCTGCGGACTGGATTGTTACGATGCATGTAAGATCCTTGTAGAGGGAGATACAGCCAAAATAAAAGGGGATGAGACCCACCCTGTCGGCAACGGTGCGCTTTGTGCCTTGCTGAACAAATATATGCATGAAGAGAAGCGAATAGAGACGCCGCGTGTGAACGGCAAAGAAGTAAGTATGGAAGAGGCGATGGCAGCTGTGGCCGAAGCGTTCAGAGAAAAGGAAAGCCTGCTCTGGAGAGGTTCGGGCAATATGGGCCTGATGCAGGATGTCAGCAACCTCTTTATGGAGCGTATAGGCGGTACCCTTACCAGCGGCAGCCTGTGCGATGCGGCCGGTGATGCCGGTATTATGATGGGCCGTGGGGTGAATCGTATCCTGCCGCCAGAACAGATCGCCAAAGCAGATACGATTGTGGTGTGGGGCCGTAACCTGACAGTGACCAATTCGCATATTATGCCTTTTATCGAAGGCAAAAATCTGGTGGTGATCGACCCTGTAAAGACCGCTATTGCAAAAAAGGCGGATTTCCATATGCAGATCGAACCGCGGATGGATTATTATATTGCGATCATGCTGGCACGTTTTGTGTTTATGGAGGACGGACAGGATGACGAATGGTTGGAGGAGTTCGCTTCGGAGTATGAGGATTTCTATGACTACACAAGAGAGCATCGCATCAAGGCGATATTGGAGCATATAGGAACGGACTTGGGAGAGATGGGTACGATCATAGAGCATATACGTGACAAGAAAGTTGTCTTTCTTGTGGGTGCAGGTGTGCAGAAATATTCGACCGGTTCCTACACACTGCATGCTATCGATTCTCTTGCAGCGGTCCTTGGACTCTTCGGTAAAGAGGGGTGCGGTGTACATTACCTTGGTAACTCGAGACTCGGTTTCGAAGATCCGTTTGCCGTCAAGACCAGGCGTGTTCCCAAAGCGACCACCCCTTTTTCACAATTCGATACGGTGCTCGTTCAGGGAGGCAATCCTGCCGAATCCATGCCAGACAGCAATCGGGTGAGGGAAGAGCTGGAAAAGGTCAAGAACCTGATCTATTTTGGTCTCTACGAGAATGAGACCTCCAAAATGGCAGATATCGTTATTCCGGCAAAGAACTTTTTTGAAAAAGAGGATGTTCGGCTCAGTTACGGACATCAATATGTCGAAAAGATGAACCGGGTCAAAGAGAGCGATATCGGTATCAGTGAGTATGACTTTACAAAATATCTCTTCGAGAGATTTGGGTTTGACGGGCTGAAGCGCGAAGAGGACTATATAGACCTCTGGCTCGATCAGTGTGAAAAGAGAGATGGACAGCATGTCTCACCTGCCCATCACGAGGCTCCATATGAAGAGGGGTTCGGTGAAGAGAACGATGACGAGTTCGAGTTCATCGATGATTACGATGATGACTTCATCAATACCAAACGTTTCAGAAAATACCGGAAAGTGAGTAAGAACAAACCCAAAGACGAGACCTTCTGGCTGCTTTCTCCCAAGTCGGCAAAGTCACTTAATACACAGTTCGTCAGAGATGAACGGGTGCAGTTGCATCCGGAAGCCGGTTATGAGGAGGGGGAACGTGTACGTGTAAGTTCCAACTATGGATCATATGAGTTCACAGTAAAGGTCAATGAGGATGTTAAGTCCAATTGTGTGGTCATCACGAACAACACCGTTGGAGTGAACTATTTGACCCCGTCCATTCTCAGCGATGAGGGTGAGAATGCCTGTTACCAGGAAATCAAGGTGACAATAGAGAGGGCCTAA
- the hepT gene encoding type VII toxin-antitoxin system HepT family RNase toxin, with translation MRHKIEAKIKKVDYYVSLLEEYKVNCKERFVSDPMFEGALLHYLYLASDGCIAIAEMVLKYKNIGRAQSYYDAIDTLGEHNIIPREFAYGFAKIASFRNFLAHDYEKIDYVVICEEALEKLDEIREYLKLIDKCLK, from the coding sequence ATGCGGCATAAAATAGAAGCGAAGATTAAAAAAGTTGACTACTATGTCAGTCTGCTTGAAGAGTATAAAGTCAATTGCAAAGAGCGTTTTGTTTCCGATCCTATGTTTGAGGGTGCGTTGTTACACTATCTTTATCTTGCGAGTGACGGATGCATTGCTATTGCCGAAATGGTTTTGAAGTATAAAAATATTGGTCGTGCGCAAAGTTATTATGATGCCATCGATACACTTGGTGAACACAATATCATTCCAAGAGAGTTTGCATACGGCTTTGCCAAAATCGCCTCTTTCAGGAATTTTCTTGCACATGATTATGAAAAGATCGATTATGTTGTTATTTGCGAGGAAGCCCTGGAGAAGCTTGATGAAATTCGCGAGTACTTGAAACTGATAGACAAGTGTTTAAAGTAG
- a CDS encoding PAS domain-containing protein — protein MSMIQPHPTGKELKLHPKDMIVSKTDVKGVISYGNKKFVEISGYRENELIGMPHNILRHPDMPKAIFYLMWKSIRNGQNIMAVVKNLSKSGDHYWVTTDFEIQRNKEGKIRNFIAFRQAAPKNVIKEIEPLYATLVEIEKEHGMEESINYLEAFLEEKRMSYNQFIEDLAKPKGIAGVLFAKMKQFFN, from the coding sequence ATGTCCATGATCCAGCCTCATCCCACAGGGAAAGAACTCAAACTGCATCCCAAAGATATGATCGTCAGCAAGACCGATGTCAAAGGGGTTATCAGTTATGGAAACAAAAAGTTCGTGGAGATCTCGGGATACAGAGAGAACGAACTGATAGGAATGCCCCACAATATATTGAGACACCCGGATATGCCAAAAGCGATCTTCTATCTGATGTGGAAAAGCATCAGGAACGGCCAAAACATCATGGCCGTCGTCAAAAACCTTTCGAAGAGCGGAGACCACTACTGGGTCACGACCGACTTTGAGATCCAGAGGAACAAAGAAGGGAAGATACGCAACTTCATCGCATTCAGACAAGCTGCTCCCAAAAATGTCATCAAAGAGATCGAACCGCTTTATGCCACCCTGGTCGAGATCGAAAAAGAGCACGGTATGGAAGAGTCCATCAACTACCTTGAAGCTTTTCTTGAAGAAAAGCGTATGAGTTACAACCAATTCATAGAGGATCTTGCCAAACCCAAAGGTATTGCAGGCGTACTTTTTGCCAAAATGAAACAGTTTTTCAATTGA
- a CDS encoding SAM-dependent methyltransferase, translating into MYFSDYMNEWLYGENGYYRNFKAIGKAGDFYTAVSTSSFFGASIANHFFKMLQEGTANRNGWLIEVGAHQGYLLCDMIQWLYTCDPALIGTLSFGIVERQPEVQQAQKAYIKARFGDDVTVTHFNDLSEINADYAFVVANEIFDAFPCELLKDKKVAVVENHEISWEEAPEEMLSWAEKHYLKQGEVAVGYEAFAKAMASGIEKCDFVTFDYGEKYVRNDFSIRVYHSHETFPLFDEALDLSESFQKDDITYDVNFKHVREAFEAAGFSEVEYETQARALIRFGLIEILEQFSKQTTREKYLREADKIKTLIGPTMMGDRFKMIHLRK; encoded by the coding sequence ATGTACTTTAGTGACTATATGAACGAGTGGCTCTACGGAGAGAACGGCTACTACAGGAATTTCAAGGCCATAGGCAAAGCGGGGGATTTCTATACGGCAGTGAGTACCAGCAGTTTTTTCGGTGCAAGCATTGCCAACCACTTCTTCAAGATGCTGCAGGAAGGCACAGCGAACAGAAATGGCTGGCTCATTGAAGTAGGTGCGCATCAGGGGTATCTGCTTTGTGACATGATACAGTGGCTCTATACCTGTGATCCTGCGCTCATAGGCACACTCAGCTTCGGTATCGTCGAACGGCAGCCTGAAGTACAGCAGGCTCAGAAAGCATACATAAAAGCGCGTTTCGGTGATGATGTGACGGTCACGCACTTCAATGATCTCTCCGAGATCAATGCCGACTATGCCTTTGTGGTCGCCAATGAGATCTTTGATGCCTTTCCCTGCGAACTGCTGAAAGACAAGAAGGTCGCTGTGGTTGAGAACCATGAAATATCCTGGGAGGAGGCACCCGAAGAGATGTTGTCATGGGCGGAGAAGCACTACCTGAAACAGGGAGAGGTCGCAGTGGGATATGAGGCTTTCGCCAAAGCAATGGCATCAGGCATAGAAAAGTGTGACTTTGTAACGTTCGACTATGGCGAAAAGTATGTGCGTAATGACTTTTCTATCCGTGTCTACCATTCCCATGAAACCTTTCCGCTTTTCGATGAAGCATTGGATCTCTCGGAATCGTTCCAGAAAGATGATATTACCTATGATGTGAACTTCAAGCATGTTCGTGAAGCGTTTGAAGCAGCAGGGTTCAGTGAAGTAGAGTATGAGACGCAGGCAAGGGCACTGATACGTTTCGGGCTCATAGAGATACTGGAACAGTTCTCAAAACAGACTACCCGGGAAAAATACCTGCGTGAAGCAGACAAGATCAAAACGCTTATCGGCCCGACCATGATGGGGGACCGCTTCAAGATGATCCATCTGAGGAAGTAG
- a CDS encoding AI-2E family transporter, with translation MQAKHVNIGYTLMVLASIVIILAGVKAAAVIVVPFLLSLFLATILSPFYLWLKKLGLGEIPSLAIIVLFLVLVISSMITLIGNSVQDFSQNVPLYEVKLRTDLRHMFEVLDKWGLHVPKEDMLAMFHTDSVMRYIAVTLKSFGSLLTNSFMIILIVIFMLLEISQFSEKLSQTNHHNGLATLIEVSDKIKHYILLKALTSAATGIIITIFLKLMGIHYAVLWGLLAFLLNFIPNIGSILAAIPAVLMALVQYNFTTALIVAGGYLAVNITIGSILEPRILGKGLGLSTLIVFLSLIFWGWLLGPVGMLLSVPLTVIIKIALDTQPNTQWIATLLGSGGDMKAKKDA, from the coding sequence ATGCAGGCGAAACATGTGAATATAGGCTACACGCTGATGGTGCTGGCCTCTATTGTCATCATACTGGCAGGGGTCAAGGCAGCAGCGGTCATTGTCGTACCTTTCCTGCTCTCCCTTTTCCTTGCCACCATACTCTCCCCTTTTTATCTGTGGCTCAAAAAACTCGGGCTTGGGGAGATCCCATCCCTGGCCATCATCGTGCTCTTCCTTGTACTTGTCATCAGTTCGATGATCACACTTATAGGCAACTCCGTGCAGGACTTCAGCCAGAATGTACCACTGTATGAGGTCAAGCTGCGTACGGATCTCCGACATATGTTCGAAGTCCTGGATAAATGGGGACTGCATGTTCCCAAAGAGGATATGCTGGCCATGTTCCATACTGACTCTGTCATGCGCTACATTGCCGTAACGCTCAAGAGTTTCGGCTCTCTCCTGACCAACTCATTCATGATCATCCTGATCGTTATATTCATGCTTCTGGAGATCTCACAATTCTCTGAAAAGTTAAGCCAGACGAATCATCATAATGGCTTGGCGACACTCATAGAGGTAAGTGACAAGATCAAACATTACATACTGCTCAAAGCCCTCACCTCAGCAGCAACAGGCATTATCATCACCATCTTCCTGAAACTGATGGGGATCCACTACGCCGTACTCTGGGGACTGCTTGCCTTCCTGCTGAACTTCATCCCCAATATCGGGTCCATCCTGGCCGCCATACCTGCTGTCCTGATGGCACTGGTCCAGTACAACTTCACCACGGCACTGATCGTAGCGGGTGGCTATCTCGCCGTCAATATCACTATTGGTTCCATTTTGGAGCCACGCATCCTGGGCAAAGGCCTTGGGCTCTCCACACTGATAGTCTTTCTCTCACTCATCTTCTGGGGATGGCTGCTTGGTCCGGTCGGTATGCTTCTCTCCGTACCGCTGACCGTCATCATCAAGATCGCACTCGATACTCAGCCCAATACACAATGGATCGCTACCCTTCTTGGTTCAGGCGGGGATATGAAGGCAAAGAAAGATGCATAA